From one Bdellovibrionales bacterium CG10_big_fil_rev_8_21_14_0_10_45_34 genomic stretch:
- a CDS encoding DUF3341 domain-containing protein — MKSLYCKRVSGVAAFFEDEHKLLEAAHKTYQAGYRKFDSLTPFPVHGMDDAMGLKRSFLPWVTLGGGLVGGSLALWFQWWTSAVDWPLNIGGKPLFSWPAFVPIIFELTVLIGALSTFGALLITCGLPKIDPPIIDPAITSHKFCLFVPDNDVNYNEQRTTDFFKSIGAVEIKKVAEF; from the coding sequence ATCAAGAGTCTCTATTGCAAAAGAGTTTCAGGTGTAGCTGCGTTTTTCGAGGATGAGCACAAGCTGCTTGAAGCCGCACACAAAACTTATCAAGCCGGATATCGAAAGTTTGATTCTCTCACGCCCTTTCCTGTTCACGGTATGGATGATGCCATGGGCCTCAAGCGATCTTTTCTTCCTTGGGTGACCCTCGGCGGAGGATTGGTGGGTGGCTCGCTGGCGCTTTGGTTCCAGTGGTGGACTTCAGCCGTGGACTGGCCGCTAAATATTGGTGGTAAGCCTCTGTTTTCGTGGCCAGCTTTCGTTCCCATCATTTTTGAACTGACGGTTTTGATTGGAGCTTTGTCGACTTTCGGGGCTCTTTTGATCACATGTGGGCTGCCAAAGATAGATCCACCTATTATTGATCCTGCTATTACATCGCACAAATTCTGCTTGTTCGTTCCTGATAACGACGTGAACTATAATGAACAGCGCACCACCGACTTTTTTAAATCTATCGGAGCCGTTGAGATCAAGAAAGTAGCGGAATTTTAA